In the genome of Caballeronia sp. NK8, the window CGATCCGCGCACGCATCGACCGAATCGACGATCACCGCGCGGCTCACCGCATGCGACGACGGCTCACCGATCCGCACCACCGCGCGCGCCTCGCGCACGGACGGATCGGCGCGCTCCGGGTTCATCGCCGGGTCCCATTCCACCAGGAGATGCTCTGGCCCGCGAAACGACGTGTTCGGCACATAAGTGAAGCGCTGCTCGGCGAGCCGCATGTGCGGCAGGCGGCGCGTGAGTTCGTCGAGAAAGACTTGCATCTCCATGCGCGCGAGGTTCTTGCCCATGCACTGATGCGCGCCGTAGCCGAAAGTCAGCTGATCGCTGGCGTTTTCGCGACGGATGTCGAAGAGATCGGCATCGGCGAACTGATGCTGATCGTGATTCGCCGACGACGTGACGATCAGAAGCTTCGAGCCCGCAGCAATGTCGATTCCGCCGATCGTCACGTCTTTCGTCGCGAGCCGGCGCCACGCCGCGACGGAGCCGTTGTGACGCAGGCACTCCTCGACTGCGTTCGGAATGAGGCTCGGGTCTTCGCAGATGTCGCGCCACGCGTCGCGATGTTGCAGCAGCAGCTTGAGCGCGTTCGCGGTGGCGTTCGCCGTGGTCTCGTGCGCAGCGACGATGCCGGCCATCATCATCGAATGCAGGTATGAATCCGTCACGACTTCGGGCAGTGCCTTCTGCTTGCGGATGCCGTACTGCATCCAGCCCGGACCGGACGGGTCTTCGCGCATCTTGTCGAGCACCTTGCCCGCGTATTGCCAGAACTTGCCGACCGCGTGCGCGACCTCGACCTGCTCTTCCGGCCTCGGCCGTCCCCACGTGTTGACCGTGTGCGCGATCGAGTAGAGGCGCAGCGTATCCATGTCTTCCTCGGGCACGCCGAGAAAATGCAGCGCGACGGTGAGCGGCACTTCCCACAGCATCTGATCGACGAGATCGGCGCGGCCATCGTCGATGAAGCGATCGACATATTCGCGTGCGAGCGCGCGCACCATCGGTTCGTGATGCGCGAGCGCTTCCGACGTGAACGGGTCCATCAGCGCGCGACGGCGCGGCATGTGCGCGGGCTCGTCCTCGTTCACGAGCGTGCGGTTCAGCGCGAAGCCGTACGACGCGAGCACGGCGTTCGCTTCGGGCCCGGTCGGCGTGATCTTCTCCAGCGCGATCGACGGGCTGAACGTGAGGTTGTCGCGGAAGATCGCCTTGATGTCGTCGTAACGCGTGACGACCCAATAGCCGAGCGTCGGGCTCCAGAAAACCGGCTCCTGTTCACGGGCCCAGCGCACGTACTCGGGCGGGTCCTGGCTGTAGCCGTCGCCGAATGGATCGAACTCCGCCGCGGGCGCGCTCACGGGGCAGCCGTTCGGCGCGCGGGCATCGTCATGAAAAGGGCAGCGGGGCGCGCGGTCTTGGCCGGCCACATCGGTCATGCTCGTCTCCTGATTGTTCTTTTAGCGTGACCATAGTATGCAACGGCTCACCACTTCCAGCGCACGCCCAGACCGCCTTCGATCGCGCTGCGGTGCGAGCCCCCGACATTGGTCGAGTACGAGACGTTTGCGGACAGACTGCCGCGCGCGCTGACCTTCGCGACGACGCCCGCACCGAATTGCGCGGTCGTCGCGGACACGCTCGTCGGGATGACGGTCGTGCCCGCGAAGGTCGCGGTATCGGTCGCGCCGAAATAGCGCCACAGGTTCGCGCGCAGATACGGCTCGAAGGTCGTGCCGGCCGCATCGACGTGACCGTAGAAGCGCACGCCGAGCCGGCCGACGAAACCGCTCGCTTCATCGAAGGACACGGTCGAGATGCCATCGTCGATATCGTGGAGACTGGCGTGCTGCCAGATGAGTTGCGCCTGCGGTTCGATCGCGAGGCCCGCGGGCAGCGGGATCGGCAAGCCCGCTTCGATCGATGCGGCGAATGCGCTGCCATGCGTCGTCGCGCCGACGCCGCGGTTCGATTGCGGATCGGCGGTGAGCGAGCTGCCGAGCAGCACCGCGTCGGTATACCAGCCGCTCGGGCCGATGTGCGTCCAATAGAGTCCGGCGCTATACGCGTTGATCGACAGATGGCCGGCGTCGGAGTTGGGAAAGCCGAGCGCGAACCCGTCGATATCACCGCTCGCGCGCGCGAAGCTGAAGAAGAATCCGTAGTGGTTGCGATGCCCGCTCGATGTCGTATCGGCGTAGATATCGTGGCCGATCTGCACGCCGCCGATGCCGCCGCTGAACTCGGGATCGGCCGCGCCGCTGTTGTGCTGCGTCGCGTGGCCGCCCCAGACGCGCGCCCACGCCGCGGGCAGCGCGCCGTTTTCCGTCAGCAACGCCTGCTCGCCCTGACGCTCGTGGAACGTGCCGATTTGCTGGATCGTCAGCTCGCGCGCGATCGGCGGCAACTCGGCGTAGACCGGCACTTCCATACGATACAGCGGGATCGGCGCTGAGCCGGGCGGCGGTGGGGCTGGAAGCGGCGGTGTTCCTGCGGCGGCAGTCGGCGTGGGGTCCGCGGGCGTTGTCGGCGTTGTCGGCGTTGTCGGCGTTGTCGGCGTTGTTGGCGTTGTTGGCGTTGTTGGCGTTGTTGGCGTTGTTGGCGTTGTTGGCGGGGGCGGAGCCACTGCAACAGGGGGAGCGGGCGGCACGCTCGAGCGCAGATACCAGTTGTCCGCTGTTCCCTCGCTCACGCCGCCCTTGAACAGATAGTACGTGTAAGCGCCCGCGTTCATGGAATGCGCGAGCGTGAAAGCGCCCGGCGACGTCGTCGCGCCGTTCGTCGCCTGCACGACCAGAATCCCGTCGTTCACCGTCAGTCCGCCCGTGCCGCCGATGTTCGTCACGCCGATCGACGTCGTTCCCGCGCCCGCGCCCTGGGCGATCACAAGCCTGTCGCTCGGCGCACCATCCGCGCCGAGCGCGCTCTGCACGAGCAGCCGTCCGTCGTTGCCCGTGTAGTTGCCGTTCACGACGAACGCGTCGCTCGTGCTCGG includes:
- a CDS encoding cytochrome P450/oxidoreductase, giving the protein MTDVAGQDRAPRCPFHDDARAPNGCPVSAPAAEFDPFGDGYSQDPPEYVRWAREQEPVFWSPTLGYWVVTRYDDIKAIFRDNLTFSPSIALEKITPTGPEANAVLASYGFALNRTLVNEDEPAHMPRRRALMDPFTSEALAHHEPMVRALAREYVDRFIDDGRADLVDQMLWEVPLTVALHFLGVPEEDMDTLRLYSIAHTVNTWGRPRPEEQVEVAHAVGKFWQYAGKVLDKMREDPSGPGWMQYGIRKQKALPEVVTDSYLHSMMMAGIVAAHETTANATANALKLLLQHRDAWRDICEDPSLIPNAVEECLRHNGSVAAWRRLATKDVTIGGIDIAAGSKLLIVTSSANHDQHQFADADLFDIRRENASDQLTFGYGAHQCMGKNLARMEMQVFLDELTRRLPHMRLAEQRFTYVPNTSFRGPEHLLVEWDPAMNPERADPSVREARAVVRIGEPSSHAVSRAVIVDSVDACADRIVRVRLVSADGRDLPRWTAGSHIDVVCGETGLSRQYSLCGDPADRRAFEIAVLRETQSRGGSAWVHDNVKPGAHWRIRGPRNHFRLDETANRLVLIAGGIGITPISAMARRARSLGIDYELHYSGRSRASMALLDEMRALHGERLFAYVSEEGTRNDFAALAVGEGTLIYACGPARMLDALGVASASWPEDALKIEHFESKLGTLDAENEQAFEVELKDSGLVLTVPADQTLLATLRRANVDVQSDCEEGLCGSCEVRVLAGDIDHRDVVLTKSERQSNNRMMACCSRAKGKRIVLAL